The proteins below come from a single Methanothrix thermoacetophila PT genomic window:
- a CDS encoding ABC transporter substrate-binding protein, translated as MAGLKDVLCTAILISLLLPAVAEEIPVYTIADTTGDWGYPSPYLHYSRGPGYVRMSFIFDTLVWKDQNGFVPALAESWEYLEGENAYLFNLNPNVKWHDGEPFTANDVVFTINYIKDHPYQWVDSSIVDRAEKIDDHTVKIYLAKPYAPFLDQVAGTLPILPEHIYSDVTNPEDFQDPKALTGTGPFKLVDYDKAQGTYLYEANEDYYQGAPKVKQLKFVKLSSEMSGPALKRGEVDATAVPPEVADELRGSFVVLEGAHDWLAKLMINHKKEPFSDVRFRQALAYAIDREKLVEIAQRGYGVPASPGLFAPDSEWCNPDVEQYEHDPEKAGDLLKEMGYVKKGDFFEKDGNTLEVELLVTSSNERAGEIIKNDLEEAGIKVNMRSVDSKTLDNAVNEWNFDLALSGHGGMGGDPEILNRIIGEGYTFCSDRYIVNQTLNDLLDQEVAEMNPDRRKQIVKEIQLVYSQQLPSLPLYYPESFWAHNGKVDLYYTKRGIANGIPIPLNKLLFAK; from the coding sequence ATGGCTGGATTGAAAGACGTTTTGTGCACTGCAATACTGATATCGCTTCTTCTGCCGGCAGTTGCAGAGGAGATACCGGTATACACGATAGCGGACACGACCGGGGACTGGGGGTACCCATCGCCGTACCTCCACTACTCCAGGGGTCCGGGTTACGTGCGGATGAGTTTCATCTTCGATACACTGGTCTGGAAGGACCAGAACGGCTTCGTGCCTGCGCTCGCGGAGAGCTGGGAGTATCTGGAGGGCGAGAACGCGTATCTCTTCAATCTGAATCCGAACGTGAAATGGCATGACGGTGAGCCATTCACCGCAAACGACGTTGTATTCACGATCAACTACATAAAAGATCATCCGTACCAGTGGGTCGACAGCAGCATTGTGGATAGGGCTGAGAAGATCGATGATCACACGGTGAAGATCTACCTGGCGAAGCCCTACGCGCCGTTTTTGGACCAGGTGGCTGGCACTCTGCCGATTCTCCCAGAGCACATCTACAGCGATGTGACAAACCCGGAGGATTTCCAGGATCCAAAGGCGCTTACAGGCACAGGACCGTTCAAGCTTGTCGATTACGACAAGGCCCAGGGGACATATCTGTATGAGGCGAACGAGGATTACTACCAGGGCGCTCCGAAGGTTAAGCAGCTGAAGTTTGTAAAGCTGAGCTCAGAGATGTCCGGGCCGGCGCTGAAGCGAGGCGAGGTCGATGCCACGGCAGTTCCACCAGAGGTCGCTGACGAGCTCAGGGGCAGCTTCGTCGTTCTCGAAGGCGCTCATGACTGGCTCGCGAAGCTGATGATAAACCACAAGAAGGAGCCGTTCTCCGATGTGAGGTTCAGGCAGGCTCTCGCATACGCCATAGATAGAGAGAAGCTCGTCGAGATAGCCCAGCGCGGATATGGCGTTCCTGCGAGCCCCGGACTATTCGCGCCTGACAGCGAATGGTGCAACCCGGATGTGGAGCAGTACGAGCATGATCCTGAGAAGGCCGGGGATCTGCTGAAGGAGATGGGGTATGTGAAGAAGGGAGATTTCTTCGAGAAGGATGGAAATACACTGGAGGTGGAGCTTCTCGTCACATCGAGCAATGAGCGCGCGGGCGAGATCATAAAGAACGACCTGGAGGAGGCTGGCATAAAGGTCAACATGCGCAGCGTCGACTCGAAGACACTTGATAACGCGGTCAACGAGTGGAACTTCGATCTCGCGCTCAGCGGCCACGGCGGAATGGGTGGAGATCCCGAGATACTCAATCGCATAATAGGCGAGGGATACACATTTTGCAGCGATCGATACATCGTGAACCAAACGCTAAACGATCTGCTGGACCAAGAGGTTGCTGAAATGAACCCTGACAGGCGAAAGCAGATTGTAAAAGAGATTCAGCTGGTCTACTCGCAGCAGTTGCCTTCGTTGCCATTGTACTATCCTGAATCTTTCTGGGCGCATAATGGCAAGGTCGATCTGTATTACACTAAGAGAGGGATCGCAAACGGCATACCCATACCGCTGAACAAGCTATTATTTGCGAAGTAA